A genome region from Heliangelus exortis chromosome 12, bHelExo1.hap1, whole genome shotgun sequence includes the following:
- the LOC139801710 gene encoding histone-lysine N-methyltransferase SETMAR, giving the protein MADVTDVTGGREALPVAVARGPLGEAPPGFQYSPDNVAGADGNVDPTEITFPGCSCGTISCVAHVCSCLHQGENYNSLCLRPTEEEEGYSRPVFECNAMCQCGESCQNRVVQRGLQLRLEVFKTEKKGWGLRTLEFIARGRFVCEYAGEVLGFNEARRRIQAQTSKDSNYIIAVREHLHSGQILETFVDPTYVGNVGRFLNHSCEPNLFMVPVRVDSMVPKLALFAATDISAGEELSYDYSGRFHNFPITKREQKPLEDDNRLRKPCYCGAPSCASFLPWDSSLFSTPDTSSGNSHGISVPNHT; this is encoded by the exons ATGGCGGACGTGACGGACGTGACTGGCGGGCGGGAGGCGCTGCCGGTGGCTGTGGCGCGGGGGCCGCTCGGGGAGGCCCCGCCGGGGTTCCAG TATAGCCCAGACAATGTGGCTGGGGCAGATGGGAACGTTGACCCCACTGAAATCACCTTCCCAGGATGTTCCTGTGGTACCATCTCCTGCGTGGCTCACGTCTGCTCGTGTCTTCACCAGGGTGAAAATTACAACAGCTTGTGCCTCAGGCCCacggaggaagaggaggggtaCAGCAGGCCTGTGTTTGAGTGCAATGCCATGTGCCAGTGTGGGGAATCCTGTCAGAACAGAGTTGTGCAGAGGGGGTTGCAGCTCAGGCTTGAGGTGTTCAAGACGGAGAAGAAAGGGTGGGGGCTTCGTACCCTGGAATTCATAGCTAGAGGAAGATTTGTCTGTGAGTATGCTGGTGAAGTTTTAGGCTTTAATGAGGCACGTAGAAGAATTCAGGCCCAGACATCAAAGGATTCAAACTATATCATAGCAGTGAGGGAGCACCTGCACAGTGGTCAGATACTGGAGACTTTTGTTGACCCTACATACGTTGGTAACGTGGGCAGGTTCCTCAACCACTCCTGTGAACCAAATTTATTTATGGTCCCAGTTCGAGTTGATTCAATGGTGCCCAAACTGGCACTTTTTGCAGCCACTGATATTTCTGCTGGAGAGGAACTTTCATATGATTATTCTGGAAGATTTCATAATTTCCCAATTACTAAGAGAGAACAAAAACCTCTAGAGGATGATAACAGACTGAGAAAACCTTGCTACTGTGGTGCCCCCTCATGTGCCTCCTTCTTACCTTGGGACAGCTCCCTCTTTTCCACACCAGACACTTCTTCAGGGAACTCTCATGGCATTTCAGTCCCTAACCATACCTAA